Part of the Acidobacteriota bacterium genome is shown below.
AAGAATATCAACACCAACCACCAGTTTTTAAAAAGGAAAGTAGTGTTAAGACTCGCACCGGCGAAGACAAAAAAGACGATATAAAGAGGAAGTTCCAGATCCTCGAACACGAGAAATACCTCCGGATCCACCCCATAGTTTACCACTATCATCCCCACTATCAAATCGATTAGAATAGGAGAAAAGTGAAACCATCTTTCCAACTCAAAGGAGAAAAAAATAAAACCGAGAAATAAAACGATCATCTCCTGTCTCTTGGGAATGAAACGGAGTATATAGACCAGGATAAATCCGAGCATAACCCCAAAACCAACTGAACCAAAAAGCTCTAATAAGGGGAATAAAAGTGAGGAAAGTTTTATCTTCCCGAGAAGATCAACTTTGGCGATCAAGGAAATGAGATTGTAAACTACGATAGAAGCAGCATCAGAGAGCGCCACCACTGCAAGCAAGGTGTAGGTAAACTCTCCTTTCGCCTCGAGCTCCCTTATCACCGAGGCAGTGGAGATGACTGCGGTGGAAGTACCCAGAGCGCCGATGAGCAAAGCTATAGGCAGGGAAAAACCCAACAGTTTAATACCAATAAAAACAAATAAGAAAGAAAAGATCATCTGGAATATAGTTATTGCGAGAACGCTCTTCGTTATCCTTCTCAATCGGCTGAATCGAAGCTCTCCCCCAATTATCAAAGCGATGAGGCCAATACCGAGATTTTTAACCGGGGTAAGACTGAAATTGATCTCGGGGGAGATAATATTGATCAGAGATGGACTAAAGATTATTCCCACAATGAGATAGCCGGTGATCGAAGGAAAGCCAAGCTTTTTAAATAATTTCCCTCCAGCGATACCTAAAAGAAGGGTTAACGCCAATGCCAACCCAATCTGACTGATGAACTCTCCTGAAAAATTTTGCCACATAGTTTTTCTATATTACCAAAAAAGGTCTCAGTTTATAAAGAAAAAACGGCTCTACCCAGCAAATAAGCCCAGATGAACTATCTTAAAAAATAATTCAACCTTTATCTTGACATATAAAAATCTTTATTTAAAATACTGATAGAATGAGGAGAGGATTGGATAACCATTTAACTCAAAACTAAAAGGGGGAGAAAGGTGAGATTGTTTTATGGTCTAATGATTGCCTCCCTTCTTCTAGGAGGGATATCCTCCTCAACCACCAAGTTCACCCGCCACAGCTTCATCGTGATCGAGAAGCCGGGAGAGGCTATTGAGGTAAAGGTAGGGGATATGATCGAGATAACCACCCCT
Proteins encoded:
- a CDS encoding cation:proton antiporter, translated to MWQNFSGEFISQIGLALALTLLLGIAGGKLFKKLGFPSITGYLIVGIIFSPSLINIISPEINFSLTPVKNLGIGLIALIIGGELRFSRLRRITKSVLAITIFQMIFSFLFVFIGIKLLGFSLPIALLIGALGTSTAVISTASVIRELEAKGEFTYTLLAVVALSDAASIVVYNLISLIAKVDLLGKIKLSSLLFPLLELFGSVGFGVMLGFILVYILRFIPKRQEMIVLFLGFIFFSFELERWFHFSPILIDLIVGMIVVNYGVDPEVFLVFEDLELPLYIVFFVFAGASLNTTFLFKNWWLVLIFFGIRALGKMSGSFCGAVIASAKKNVRFYSGFATLPMGGVSISLLLTLRDEFSSFPQLIELVTAVVLGGVIINELIGPLGVKYALIASRETGEDRSY